In Acinetobacter piscicola, a single window of DNA contains:
- the trpS gene encoding tryptophan--tRNA ligase: MSNQDNRPIILTGDRPTGQLHLGHFVGSLRSRVGLQDSHHQHLLLADAQALTDNADNFEKVRRNIIEVATDYLAVGIDPTKTTICVQSCLPALNELTMLYLNFVTVSRLERNPTIKSEIQLRGFERDIPAGFLCYPVAQAADITAFKATVVPVGEDQIPMIEQTNEIVRRLNRQIGHEVLPECKALLSNMSRLPGFDGKAKMSKSLGNTIVLDASDKDIKKAVNAMYTDPNHLRIEDPGQVEGNIVFTYLDAFDPNKEEVEELKAHYRRGGLGDGTVKKRLEGVLKELISPIRERRMELAKDPDYIMDILKTGTDKCRIITQDTLDEIKNGLGVFHF, encoded by the coding sequence ATGAGTAATCAAGACAATCGTCCTATTATTTTAACGGGCGACCGTCCAACTGGACAACTTCATTTAGGACATTTTGTAGGTTCACTACGTTCACGTGTAGGGTTACAAGATTCCCATCATCAGCATTTACTTTTAGCAGATGCACAAGCACTGACAGATAATGCGGACAATTTTGAAAAAGTTCGCCGTAATATTATTGAAGTTGCAACAGATTATTTAGCGGTCGGTATTGATCCAACAAAAACCACGATTTGTGTACAATCTTGTTTGCCTGCACTCAATGAATTGACCATGCTGTATCTCAATTTCGTGACTGTTTCACGCTTAGAGCGCAATCCAACCATTAAGTCTGAAATTCAACTACGTGGTTTTGAACGTGATATTCCAGCAGGCTTTTTATGCTACCCTGTCGCACAAGCTGCTGATATAACTGCATTTAAAGCAACTGTCGTGCCTGTAGGTGAAGACCAAATTCCAATGATTGAACAAACCAACGAAATTGTTCGTCGTTTAAATCGTCAAATTGGTCATGAGGTTTTACCTGAATGTAAAGCTCTTCTATCTAATATGAGTCGCTTACCAGGTTTTGATGGTAAAGCAAAAATGTCTAAATCTTTAGGCAATACTATTGTATTAGATGCTTCGGATAAAGACATTAAAAAAGCAGTAAATGCAATGTATACCGATCCAAACCATCTTCGTATCGAAGATCCTGGTCAAGTTGAAGGTAATATTGTATTTACCTATTTAGACGCTTTTGATCCAAATAAAGAAGAAGTTGAAGAACTTAAAGCACATTATCGTCGCGGCGGTTTAGGCGATGGTACAGTGAAAAAACGCCTTGAAGGTGTGTTAAAAGAATTGATTAGCCCGATTCGTGAACGCCGTATGGAACTTGCAAAAGATCCTGATTACATTATGGATATCTTAAAAACAGGTACAGATAAGTGCCGCATTATCACTCAAGATACACTGGATGAAATCAAAAATGGTTTAGGTGTTTTTCACTTTTAA
- a CDS encoding ELM1/GtrOC1 family putative glycosyltransferase, with product MGSNTSVIVIHDGRKGHLNPSLAVAEIIQEKYSLGFQAFQLPITLSKKWVSLFKKFSNFPIFYKFLGQLFFKFEPTGIQQTEIIICSGMPNLIYAAYLAQKYQIPLLYVGNLRKFNENLIDLSITALAQNVNCKQIILPTPPVSAHFATQLKAQEQHEAVLLLGGSTSDYPFSKQDYSDMIQEFAHFVSIHQLKGSVICSRRTPDLDPKSLDLLRAQQIDHIDPHQKFTMSEKLAQCKYIFVTEDSITMLSEAIHTGAIVTSVCLNEAKTDELIEKYLNYQYIQRKSIAHLGQVVEHYSPIKRTDMVTPLVQQLDRLYFQGHFHKVTNSRKKNKAYA from the coding sequence ATGGGATCCAATACATCTGTGATCGTGATTCACGATGGTCGAAAAGGTCATTTAAATCCATCACTTGCTGTCGCTGAAATTATTCAAGAAAAATACTCCTTAGGATTTCAAGCTTTTCAACTCCCTATCACACTAAGTAAAAAATGGGTGAGTTTATTTAAAAAGTTTTCTAATTTTCCAATATTTTATAAATTTTTAGGGCAATTATTTTTTAAATTTGAACCTACAGGCATTCAACAGACAGAAATCATCATTTGCTCAGGTATGCCAAATTTAATCTACGCAGCATATTTGGCTCAAAAATACCAAATACCACTTTTATATGTTGGAAATTTAAGAAAATTTAATGAAAATCTCATTGATTTGAGCATTACTGCTTTGGCTCAAAATGTAAATTGTAAACAAATTATTTTACCCACACCGCCAGTTTCTGCGCATTTTGCAACTCAGCTTAAAGCGCAAGAACAACATGAAGCTGTTTTACTTTTAGGTGGATCAACTTCAGATTATCCTTTTTCAAAGCAAGATTATTCTGACATGATTCAAGAATTTGCTCATTTTGTCAGTATACATCAGTTGAAAGGAAGCGTCATTTGCTCTCGTAGAACACCTGATTTAGACCCTAAAAGTTTAGATTTATTACGTGCACAACAAATAGATCATATAGACCCGCATCAAAAATTTACAATGTCTGAAAAATTAGCACAGTGTAAATATATTTTTGTGACTGAAGACAGCATTACCATGTTATCTGAAGCTATTCATACAGGTGCAATCGTCACTTCAGTGTGTTTAAATGAAGCCAAAACAGATGAATTAATCGAAAAATACTTGAATTATCAATATATTCAAAGAAAATCTATTGCACATTTGGGACAAGTTGTCGAACACTATAGTCCGATCAAAAGAACAGACATGGTCACACCTTTAGTACAACAGTTAGACAGGCTTTATTTTCAAGGACATTTTCATAAAGTCACGAACTCTCGAAAAAAGAACAAAGCTTATGCCTAA
- a CDS encoding M61 family metallopeptidase, producing the protein MLHYQIEFDDYRQHLVHVTLRFLANPTQVLSLPTWIPGSYLIREFAKHLEAVKAYDEAGRELQITKFDKNKWRLYNTDHELITVEYDVYAYDLSVRGAYVDQTRFYVNPACLCLGLQDQEHSPIELEIFLPEELKHFQIATGLASKSLVKGRYTLTAKNYAELIDCPFELADQTRFSFEAHGIPHEFVVSGQHAMNAERMQQDIEKICSTEIAMFGSAPFANYTFMTMATGNSYGGLEHPNSTSLITPRDDLPKADEPVEPSADYQRFLGLCSHEYFHSWLVKFIRPENLATYDLNQESLTSLLWIFEGFTSYYDDLILYRSGVISQESYLKLLKAQIDRYLQNPGRFIQTVAESSFDAWIKFYRQDENSNNAGTSYYNKGCLVALCLDLGLRMKGSSLDALMRKLYENTQNGIQVNERTIFTLCEELTGVQWIEQINHLINTTEELPLDQLLPEFGIDFEVKNEKTLPFGLKISDKAEGVLIQQAHRNGTGAKAGLSAHDVIIAIDGLKASEKLLVKYAKQATNFTVYAFRRDELIQCELQGGEVELSTVELNVVDQSKVAKWLSI; encoded by the coding sequence ATGTTGCATTATCAAATTGAATTTGACGATTATCGTCAGCATCTCGTGCATGTCACTTTACGTTTTTTAGCGAATCCAACCCAAGTATTATCTTTGCCAACATGGATTCCAGGTAGTTATTTAATTCGTGAATTTGCCAAGCATTTAGAAGCTGTTAAAGCCTATGATGAAGCAGGGCGCGAACTCCAAATTACCAAGTTTGATAAGAACAAATGGCGTTTATATAACACAGATCATGAGCTCATCACGGTTGAATATGATGTTTATGCTTATGATCTCTCAGTGCGTGGTGCTTATGTGGATCAAACACGTTTTTATGTAAATCCTGCGTGTTTATGTTTAGGCTTGCAAGATCAAGAACACTCGCCCATTGAATTGGAAATCTTTTTACCTGAAGAGTTAAAACATTTCCAAATTGCCACAGGACTAGCATCAAAAAGCTTAGTTAAAGGTCGTTATACGCTCACTGCGAAAAATTATGCAGAATTGATTGACTGCCCATTTGAATTGGCAGATCAAACACGTTTTAGCTTTGAAGCTCATGGTATTCCTCATGAATTTGTAGTTTCTGGCCAGCATGCAATGAATGCTGAACGTATGCAGCAAGACATTGAAAAAATTTGTAGCACTGAAATTGCCATGTTTGGTTCAGCACCTTTTGCAAACTATACTTTTATGACCATGGCAACAGGTAATAGCTATGGTGGTTTAGAGCATCCGAACAGTACCAGTTTAATTACACCACGTGATGATTTGCCCAAAGCCGATGAACCTGTTGAACCATCAGCAGATTATCAACGTTTCTTAGGTTTATGTAGTCATGAATATTTTCATTCATGGTTAGTGAAATTTATTCGTCCTGAAAATTTAGCGACCTATGATTTAAATCAAGAAAGTTTGACCTCTTTATTGTGGATTTTTGAAGGATTTACCTCTTATTACGATGACTTAATTTTGTATCGTAGTGGCGTAATTTCTCAAGAATCTTATTTAAAGCTACTCAAAGCACAGATTGATCGTTATTTACAAAATCCAGGGCGCTTCATTCAAACTGTTGCTGAGTCTAGTTTTGATGCGTGGATTAAGTTTTATCGTCAAGATGAAAACTCTAATAATGCAGGCACAAGTTACTATAACAAAGGTTGTCTAGTGGCATTATGCTTAGATTTAGGCTTGCGTATGAAAGGTTCAAGCCTTGATGCTTTAATGCGTAAATTGTATGAAAATACACAAAATGGCATTCAAGTGAATGAACGCACGATTTTCACTTTATGTGAAGAACTGACAGGCGTACAGTGGATTGAGCAAATTAACCACTTGATTAATACCACGGAAGAATTACCCCTTGATCAATTGTTGCCTGAATTTGGTATTGATTTTGAAGTAAAAAATGAAAAAACGTTGCCATTTGGCTTAAAAATTTCAGACAAAGCAGAAGGCGTGTTGATCCAGCAAGCCCATCGTAATGGTACAGGGGCAAAAGCAGGACTGTCTGCTCATGATGTGATTATTGCCATTGATGGTTTAAAAGCATCGGAAAAGTTATTGGTTAAATATGCGAAACAAGCAACCAATTTCACAGTCTATGCGTTCCGCCGTGATGAATTAATACAGTGTGAACTACAAGGCGGTGAAGTTGAGCTGAGTACAGTTGAACTTAACGTTGTAGATCAAAGCAAAGTCGCGAAATGGTTAAGCATTTAA
- a CDS encoding flotillin family protein, translating to MMSSSFNQILILAGLILAALIFIGIIIARLYKRSSKEVSFVRTGFGGEKVILNGGAIVLPVLHEVIPVNMNTLRLEVKRAADQALITRDRMRVDVMAEFYVRVKPTAESIATAAQTLGKKTMSPPELKDLVEGKFVDSLRAVAAEMAMEELHEKRVDFVQKVQQVVSEDLFKNGLELETVSLTGLDQTSFKFFNPQNAFDAEGLTKLTETIEDRRKKRNDIEQDADLAIKAKNLETQQAQLQILREEEYAKMQQEREISIRKAEQLAEIASQEASKKREAEEARIAADREVELKRIASARDVENENIVKAQLIQKAQVEQKKTIELAEQDRAIAIAEKSRAESEAKALADQARAQAVKAEEEVLTVRETQRAERIKAVELVAAKQVAETDAIAITVAAEASKKAAVDEAEAVRIAAEAEAEKVRLKAKGEADAKILLAQAQEKQYHVDAEGTRAVNEANNILSTEQVEMQIRLALLKYLPEIIRESVKPMENIDDIKILQVNGLGGMGGSSAAMDTGTEQGQVALSDQVVNSALRYRTQAPLIDSLMNELGIQGGDINGLTQSLKAKTDAK from the coding sequence ATGATGAGTTCATCTTTTAATCAAATTTTAATACTTGCAGGTCTTATTTTAGCTGCGCTTATTTTCATCGGGATCATTATTGCCCGCCTTTATAAACGATCAAGTAAAGAAGTATCATTTGTTCGAACTGGTTTCGGCGGTGAAAAAGTCATTTTAAATGGTGGTGCAATCGTATTACCTGTTTTACATGAAGTGATTCCTGTCAACATGAACACTTTACGTTTAGAAGTGAAACGTGCAGCAGATCAGGCACTGATCACACGAGATCGAATGCGTGTCGATGTCATGGCTGAGTTTTATGTCCGTGTAAAACCTACGGCGGAATCAATTGCGACAGCAGCACAGACATTAGGTAAAAAAACCATGTCACCGCCTGAATTAAAAGACTTAGTTGAAGGTAAATTTGTCGATTCTTTACGTGCTGTTGCCGCAGAAATGGCAATGGAAGAATTACATGAAAAGCGTGTTGATTTCGTACAAAAAGTACAACAAGTCGTTTCGGAAGATTTGTTTAAAAATGGTCTTGAACTTGAAACCGTATCTTTGACAGGTTTAGACCAAACAAGCTTTAAATTTTTCAACCCCCAAAATGCTTTTGATGCTGAGGGTTTAACTAAACTGACTGAAACGATTGAAGATCGTCGTAAAAAGCGAAATGATATTGAGCAAGATGCTGATCTTGCAATTAAAGCTAAAAACTTAGAAACCCAACAAGCGCAATTGCAAATTTTACGTGAAGAAGAATATGCAAAAATGCAACAAGAGCGTGAAATTTCCATTCGCAAAGCTGAACAATTGGCAGAAATTGCATCACAAGAAGCATCGAAAAAACGTGAAGCAGAAGAAGCACGTATTGCGGCAGATCGTGAAGTTGAACTCAAACGTATTGCATCTGCTCGTGATGTTGAAAATGAAAATATTGTCAAAGCACAGTTAATTCAAAAAGCACAAGTAGAACAGAAGAAAACCATTGAGTTGGCTGAACAAGATCGTGCAATTGCGATTGCTGAAAAATCTCGTGCTGAATCTGAAGCAAAAGCACTTGCTGATCAAGCACGTGCCCAAGCGGTCAAAGCCGAAGAAGAGGTCTTAACTGTTCGTGAAACACAACGTGCTGAACGTATAAAAGCTGTTGAACTCGTGGCTGCAAAACAGGTGGCTGAAACGGATGCAATCGCCATTACAGTAGCCGCAGAAGCATCTAAAAAAGCAGCGGTCGATGAAGCCGAAGCAGTGCGTATTGCTGCCGAAGCTGAAGCTGAGAAAGTCCGTTTAAAAGCTAAAGGTGAAGCAGATGCAAAAATCTTGCTCGCACAAGCACAAGAAAAACAATACCATGTAGATGCAGAAGGTACGCGTGCAGTCAACGAAGCCAATAATATTTTGTCAACTGAGCAAGTAGAAATGCAAATCCGCTTGGCATTGTTAAAATATTTACCCGAAATTATTCGTGAAAGCGTTAAACCAATGGAAAATATTGATGACATTAAAATTTTACAAGTGAATGGTTTAGGTGGCATGGGCGGTTCATCTGCTGCAATGGATACAGGTACTGAACAAGGTCAGGTGGCTTTGTCAGATCAAGTAGTGAATAGCGCTTTGCGTTACCGTACACAAGCCCCTTTGATTGATAGCTTAATGAATGAATTAGGTATACAAGGTGGTGACATCAATGGTTTAACTCAAAGCCTAAAAGCTAAAACTGATGCAAAATAA
- a CDS encoding neutral zinc metallopeptidase, with amino-acid sequence MRWKGRRVSSNVEDRRGGGGAKAGGISILGLIVAFVAWKFFGVDPQQAYQATKQVTSSGQSQQVAPENLTPEQQEVSDFVGTVLADTEDVWTPIFQAQGAQYAAPKLVMFSGATNSGCGAAQSAMGPFYCPADQKVYIDTQFFKDMRQQMGISGEQNQSELSAQDEAGDFAQAYVIAHEVGHHVQNLLGISGQVQQARQRASEAQGNQLSVRLELQADCLAGVWANKTHQKTQFLEQGDVEEAMDAAEKIGDDYLQKKARGYAVPDSFTHGTSQQRMQWFQTGLKTGDMNSCDTFQ; translated from the coding sequence ATGCGTTGGAAAGGTCGTCGAGTAAGTAGCAATGTCGAAGATCGCCGTGGCGGCGGTGGGGCAAAAGCAGGCGGAATCAGTATTTTAGGCTTGATTGTGGCTTTTGTGGCTTGGAAATTTTTTGGTGTTGATCCACAACAGGCGTATCAAGCAACCAAACAAGTGACTTCAAGTGGACAAAGCCAACAAGTTGCACCTGAAAATTTAACGCCTGAGCAACAAGAAGTGTCAGACTTTGTCGGTACGGTACTTGCCGATACTGAAGATGTTTGGACCCCCATTTTTCAGGCACAAGGTGCACAATATGCTGCACCTAAATTGGTGATGTTTAGTGGGGCAACCAATTCAGGCTGTGGTGCAGCGCAGTCAGCAATGGGACCATTCTATTGTCCAGCAGATCAAAAAGTATATATCGATACGCAATTTTTCAAAGATATGCGTCAGCAAATGGGAATCTCTGGTGAACAAAATCAATCAGAGCTAAGTGCTCAAGATGAAGCTGGAGATTTTGCACAAGCCTATGTGATTGCTCACGAAGTGGGGCATCATGTACAAAATCTTTTGGGTATTTCAGGACAAGTGCAGCAAGCACGCCAGCGTGCGAGTGAGGCACAAGGCAATCAATTATCAGTGCGTTTAGAATTACAAGCAGATTGTTTGGCAGGTGTTTGGGCAAATAAAACCCATCAAAAAACTCAGTTCCTTGAACAAGGTGATGTGGAAGAAGCGATGGATGCTGCTGAGAAAATTGGGGATGATTATTTACAGAAAAAAGCACGTGGTTATGCAGTACCTGATAGCTTTACACATGGAACCAGCCAACAACGGATGCAATGGTTTCAAACAGGTTTAAAAACAGGTGACATGAATAGTTGTGATACTTTTCAATAA
- a CDS encoding DUF808 domain-containing protein has product MASSLLLLLDDIATVLDDVAVMSKMAAKKTAGVLGDDLALNAQQVTGVRSEREIPVVWGVAKGSFINKLILVPLALLISVIAPWLITPLLIIGGLFLCYEGVEKVIHTIMHKKAKTADTAKAEFDAVETDLEKFEKDKIKGAVRTDFILSAEIVVISLGTVATQPFMTKVLVLTVISIIMTVGVYGFVAMIVKIDDLGVYLTEQASNLKKSIGRGLLAFAPILMKTLSIVGTIAMFLVGGGIISHGISALHHFTEQTVDQVQHIPTVGSIIGAMTPTLINLGIGIVAGFIVLILVNIVQKIRGQSETV; this is encoded by the coding sequence ATGGCGAGTAGCTTGTTATTATTATTAGATGATATTGCCACGGTGTTAGATGATGTTGCAGTGATGAGTAAAATGGCCGCCAAGAAAACAGCAGGGGTTTTAGGCGATGATTTAGCACTTAATGCACAGCAAGTGACAGGCGTTCGTTCTGAACGAGAAATTCCTGTGGTGTGGGGGGTGGCAAAAGGCTCATTTATCAATAAATTGATTCTTGTACCTTTAGCACTTTTAATCAGTGTGATTGCACCTTGGTTGATTACGCCATTACTGATTATTGGTGGTCTGTTTTTATGTTATGAAGGTGTGGAAAAAGTTATTCATACGATCATGCATAAAAAAGCAAAAACGGCAGATACAGCCAAGGCTGAATTTGATGCTGTTGAAACAGATTTAGAAAAATTTGAAAAAGACAAAATTAAAGGCGCGGTTCGTACAGATTTTATTTTATCTGCAGAAATTGTGGTGATTTCATTAGGGACAGTCGCGACTCAACCTTTTATGACGAAAGTTTTAGTATTAACTGTGATTTCAATTATCATGACTGTTGGTGTTTATGGTTTTGTGGCGATGATTGTAAAAATTGATGACTTAGGTGTGTATTTAACGGAGCAAGCATCGAACTTAAAGAAAAGTATTGGTCGTGGTTTACTTGCATTTGCACCGATATTAATGAAAACTTTGTCTATTGTGGGTACGATTGCGATGTTTTTAGTGGGTGGCGGGATTATTTCACATGGTATTTCCGCTTTGCATCATTTTACTGAACAAACAGTTGATCAGGTTCAACATATTCCTACCGTGGGTTCAATCATTGGTGCAATGACGCCAACGTTGATTAATTTGGGTATTGGTATCGTGGCGGGTTTTATTGTTCTTATTTTGGTGAATATTGTTCAAAAAATTCGTGGGCAATCTGAAACGGTTTAA
- a CDS encoding cation:proton antiporter gives MGNYFFLQVLTVVFALSIATTIFNKRILGFPQAIGVPLVSAIFVFILQWGASLLNGNQFISINIHNIEEAVRHIDFYDFLVNGVICFILTSSALKFKVSDLRVHWKPISILATIALVLCAVFFAGIVFGFQYLIGNPVPILVLLLLGSALGATDPIGIKGVLSSVRAPHHLMVKLEGESLFNDAMCIAVFMTLLNVLEGEHFSLVATLQTLLYEIVVAVIIGWAFGLGILRLLRGKHEMESLILTTALLACGSYLVALFAHASAPIACVIGGLIVGNKWKEILQEREIREVNHFWHTVEGIINSFLFTLIGLEIFILDLSTSLILGGIFAFFALHLSRFAANYLAFAFFPSFRHKSYNGSLAILSWGGVRGGISLALILAVANIPELRDYSSILIGYTFISVLLSGIVCGLGLPAVMNAFYYNPNEEKQGFKGWYQRMCHKMNRKGVKYIVGEDAEGHETITIYNPEALVDKKSDDGVASVHRPDKAQEVKRLENPSNF, from the coding sequence ATGGGTAATTATTTTTTTCTACAAGTCTTGACAGTCGTTTTTGCTTTATCCATTGCAACTACCATTTTTAATAAGCGAATTTTAGGGTTTCCACAAGCCATTGGAGTACCGTTGGTTTCAGCGATATTTGTCTTTATTTTGCAATGGGGAGCGAGTTTGCTAAATGGCAATCAATTTATCTCCATTAATATTCATAATATTGAAGAAGCGGTTAGACATATTGATTTTTATGACTTTTTGGTCAATGGTGTAATTTGTTTTATTTTAACTTCCTCTGCATTGAAGTTTAAAGTATCTGATTTAAGAGTCCATTGGAAACCCATTAGTATCTTGGCGACCATTGCTTTGGTACTTTGTGCGGTGTTTTTTGCAGGTATAGTGTTTGGTTTTCAGTATCTGATTGGTAATCCTGTACCTATTTTGGTGTTGTTATTATTGGGTTCAGCATTGGGGGCGACTGACCCGATCGGGATTAAAGGTGTACTTAGTTCGGTACGTGCACCACATCATTTAATGGTTAAACTTGAAGGTGAATCGCTATTTAATGATGCGATGTGTATCGCCGTTTTTATGACGTTACTGAATGTGTTGGAAGGTGAACACTTTAGTTTGGTTGCAACTTTACAAACCTTGCTCTATGAAATTGTGGTTGCTGTGATTATCGGTTGGGCATTTGGTTTAGGTATTTTACGTTTACTGCGTGGTAAACATGAAATGGAGTCTTTGATTTTAACCACAGCGCTACTGGCATGTGGTTCATATCTTGTGGCGTTGTTTGCTCATGCTTCTGCACCTATTGCCTGTGTAATCGGTGGTTTGATTGTTGGAAATAAATGGAAAGAAATTTTACAAGAGCGTGAAATTCGTGAAGTTAATCATTTCTGGCATACTGTTGAAGGCATTATTAATTCTTTCTTATTTACCTTAATTGGTCTTGAGATTTTTATTTTAGACTTGAGTACAAGTTTGATTTTAGGAGGGATCTTTGCTTTCTTTGCGTTACATTTATCTCGTTTTGCAGCAAACTATTTGGCTTTTGCATTTTTTCCTTCTTTCAGACACAAGAGCTATAATGGCAGTTTAGCGATTCTATCTTGGGGTGGGGTACGTGGTGGTATTTCGCTTGCCTTGATCTTAGCTGTCGCAAACATTCCTGAATTACGTGATTATAGTAGTATTTTAATTGGTTATACGTTTATTAGCGTATTGCTCTCAGGTATTGTTTGTGGTCTAGGTTTGCCTGCGGTGATGAATGCTTTTTATTACAACCCGAATGAAGAAAAGCAAGGTTTCAAAGGTTGGTATCAGCGTATGTGTCATAAAATGAACCGTAAAGGCGTAAAATATATTGTTGGTGAAGACGCTGAAGGTCATGAAACAATTACGATTTATAACCCTGAAGCTTTAGTTGATAAAAAATCAGATGATGGTGTGGCCTCTGTACACCGTCCAGATAAAGCACAAGAAGTAAAACGTTTGGAAAATCCAAGTAATTTCTAA
- a CDS encoding D-alanyl-D-alanine carboxypeptidase family protein, whose product MKIATYLLVFICSLCSTFVNAALLNINPASVEAEAWTILDTQTGQTIAEYNSHVQRAPASMTKMMVAYIALKEIQAGHLKKDEILTATPIVKIVQWDESQMYLKEGEQISVDQLIAGLIVMSANDAAVTLAERISGTLPAFIERMNKEAKALGMNNTHFANAPGVTMPEHFSSAHDMALLGQAVAQHTPDYLHYSVMPSFSYKQHFHHATNLILKTDPSVDGLKTGFTKAAGYNLALSAHRPTLNPDVPDRRIIVVVMGTKNASKRAEVAHKLLNLAYAYTRDEVVIKDKQLIAELPVVKSTLKMFKVEAKKPQIVTTSLYNNVQPIDLMNFDNINSRIMQANATGLLSAVHPLQNTETHLNVELNEASLTAPLAKIMHLAKVNVYQNDLLLQSFDIEDEVHIEQASWFERLLEWLKTWLGF is encoded by the coding sequence TTGAAAATTGCCACTTACTTGCTTGTCTTCATTTGCTCACTGTGCTCAACGTTCGTCAATGCAGCACTATTAAATATCAATCCAGCATCAGTAGAAGCAGAAGCTTGGACGATTTTAGATACTCAAACAGGACAGACTATTGCTGAGTATAATAGTCATGTACAACGTGCACCCGCTTCAATGACCAAAATGATGGTGGCGTACATTGCATTAAAAGAAATTCAGGCAGGACATCTGAAGAAAGATGAAATACTGACAGCAACACCTATTGTTAAAATCGTACAATGGGATGAATCACAAATGTATCTCAAAGAAGGCGAACAAATCTCAGTTGATCAACTGATTGCAGGTTTGATTGTCATGTCTGCCAATGATGCAGCTGTGACTTTAGCAGAACGTATTTCAGGTACACTCCCTGCTTTTATTGAACGCATGAACAAAGAAGCGAAAGCTTTGGGAATGAATAACACGCACTTTGCCAATGCGCCAGGCGTTACCATGCCTGAGCATTTTTCCTCTGCGCATGATATGGCTTTACTTGGACAAGCTGTTGCACAGCATACCCCTGATTATTTGCATTATTCGGTGATGCCAAGTTTCAGCTATAAACAACACTTTCATCATGCAACCAATTTGATCTTAAAAACTGACCCAAGTGTCGATGGTTTAAAAACAGGATTCACTAAAGCTGCAGGTTATAATTTAGCTCTGTCAGCACACCGCCCTACACTCAATCCGGATGTACCTGATCGCCGTATTATCGTCGTGGTGATGGGCACCAAAAATGCGAGCAAACGTGCCGAAGTTGCACACAAGCTTTTAAACTTAGCATATGCCTATACACGTGATGAAGTTGTCATCAAAGACAAGCAATTAATCGCTGAGTTACCTGTGGTCAAATCGACTTTGAAAATGTTTAAAGTTGAAGCCAAAAAACCTCAAATTGTGACCACCAGTTTATACAATAATGTACAACCGATCGACTTGATGAACTTTGACAATATCAATTCAAGAATCATGCAAGCAAATGCAACAGGATTGTTGTCCGCAGTTCACCCTTTGCAAAACACAGAGACACATTTAAATGTCGAACTGAATGAAGCTTCGCTGACTGCGCCACTAGCAAAAATAATGCATTTAGCCAAAGTCAATGTCTATCAAAATGACCTCTTACTGCAATCTTTTGACATTGAAGATGAAGTACATATCGAGCAAGCATCATGGTTTGAACGTCTACTCGAATGGCTAAAAACATGGTTAGGTTTCTGA
- a CDS encoding YqiJ family protein, producing MWELFTHPSNLFFSVSLCLMLLLGVFECLLLILGASTQGFLDQFIPDGLGEAKSLAIDLDVEQNFVVQFLDWLYLGRIPVLVWLIIFLTVYAVFGFAVQAAFFAFTQHYLPIWISAPACLFLCMPLVRVSAALISKILPQDETTAIHSDELIGRTALIILGEAKKNYPAQAKVLDQFGQTHYVLVEPELDMIFSQGQEVILTQKTANGFQAIQL from the coding sequence ATGTGGGAACTATTTACACATCCTTCAAACTTATTTTTTAGTGTCAGCTTATGCTTAATGCTGTTATTGGGCGTTTTTGAATGTTTACTTTTAATTTTAGGTGCATCTACGCAGGGATTTTTAGATCAATTCATTCCTGATGGCTTAGGTGAAGCAAAAAGTCTAGCAATAGATCTAGATGTAGAACAAAACTTTGTTGTGCAATTTTTAGATTGGCTATATTTAGGGCGCATCCCTGTTTTAGTTTGGTTAATTATTTTTTTAACTGTCTATGCTGTTTTTGGTTTTGCTGTACAAGCGGCTTTTTTTGCATTTACACAACATTATTTACCGATTTGGATTTCAGCACCCGCTTGCTTATTTTTATGCATGCCTTTGGTACGTGTAAGTGCTGCACTGATCTCCAAAATTTTACCTCAAGATGAAACCACAGCCATTCATAGTGATGAACTGATTGGGCGTACCGCATTAATCATCTTAGGTGAAGCAAAGAAAAATTATCCTGCTCAAGCTAAAGTTCTCGACCAATTTGGTCAAACACATTATGTCTTAGTCGAGCCTGAGCTCGATATGATTTTTTCACAAGGTCAAGAAGTGATTTTAACGCAAAAAACAGCAAACGGGTTTCAAGCGATTCAACTTTAA